Proteins encoded together in one Penicillium digitatum chromosome 1, complete sequence window:
- a CDS encoding Secretory component protein shr3, putative, translating into MAFKSGSFATFLIVCPTCFFLGIIFSLFPYDYPILWSTVTTPAAHYDYLEAHLRFLHASPPLIPRILHIVIFLGLAGLLTKLYKPSESNMLFDGASLVLYMCGVTVYIANIVKGLRLASAGQYGAELASSADENEQILGREDSLKVLSASNTILALVLVGILVLQAGQWYAERKDAQEDESMATGKKSEKESADATATATASGASTATAGKPGRQGSQRNKKSN; encoded by the exons ATGGCCTTCAAAAGCGGGTCGTTTGCGACTTTCCTCATTGTCTGTC CAACTTGTTTCTTCCTGGGTATTATCTTCTCCCTCTTCCCATACGACTACCCGATCCTGTGGTCCACAGTGACGACCCCCGCCGCGCACTATGACTATCTCGAAGCGCACCTCCGCTTCCTTCACGCCTCGCCCCCGCTCATCCCACGAATCCTGCACATCGTAATTTTCCTCGGCCTCGCCGGCCTCCTCACCAAGCTCTACAAGCCCTCCGAATCAAACATGCTCTTCGACGGCGCCTCTCTGGTCCTCTACATGTGTGGTGTGACAGTCTACATCGCCAACATCGTCAAGGGTCTGCGCCTCGCCTCGGCCGGCCAGTACGGTGCCGAGCTGGCTTCCTCCGCCGACGAGAACGAGCAGATCCTTGGTCGCGAAGACTCGCTCAAGGTTCTCTCTGCTAGCAATACTATTCTCGCGCTCGTCCTCGTTGGCATCCTGGTTCTGCAGGCTGGGCAGTGGTACGCGGAGCGCAAGGACGCGCAGGAAGATGAATCCATGGCTACTGGCAAGAAGAGTGAGAAGGAGTCTGCCGATGCCACTGCTACTGCCACTGCTTCCGGTGCGTCGACTGCGACTGCTGGTAAGCCGGGTCGGCAGGGAAGTCAGCGTAATAAGAAGAGCAATTGA
- a CDS encoding C6 sexual development transcription factor NosA, with protein MPISKNSSASATKPLACANLPLPQSTPPTHGNRANGRLHKRSRSGCFTCRLRRKKCDENHPACTACINLNVRCEYKRPIWWGNAEQRRAQKERIKNRIKQTKMLERNGNFSDPLTRHRHMSAASPTSPVHEHGRPRCNETYDIFSSQLPTPGLGSAPRGPYVPSYEVDVRTERQTFINDVPMRHDSSTSTFSAFAPPRLSAPMPTFSGDEWFRDEYFAQASAFNGTHPGSINPSLDHTRTLLQSNIVVSDHDQPLLDHFIHNVLRQIFPVLEAHQKGHLRAQSILRALETNKCYLHCCLSVAAIHLKTTEGLVGEQIDHDIMRHRYEAISQLCQALGDDVNHDEILDATLAMILFHCAVGPSDDYLPDIPWFDHFQAASNLVTRLELPSAIVEDPSGYLVPPFSMSLTTWIDILGSTMVGKSPDFAHQYRSKHLGGAPSGLRELMGCDDRIMYLISEIACLDSLKNEGRIDDLAVCSHAKALEEQLEYTQPADPTLENPFSPATGAIRPEALTKTISHVFRTASRIYLCSIVPGFDRNQASIEGLITAVTDALQFIPAGPHGYDRSLVWPLLMTGVFSRPSSSFRSVIAGRADAMGDHGDLGSFGRMYRLLQEVWRLTDEPLNSFQGFPGDNSYNSSLTSPISRLDGSKSPSGAGATLGGREIKKQEVHWKEIMKRNNWHYLLI; from the exons ATGCCGATCTCGAAGAATTCCTCTGCCTCTGCTACTAAGCCTCTTGCTTGCGCGAATCTGCCACTACCTCAGAGCACCCCTCCCACACATGGAAATAGAGCAAATGGTCGGCTGCACAAGCGATCCCGGTCTG GCTGCTTCACATGCCGCCTACGGCGGAAGAAGTGTGATGAGAACCATCCTGCCTGCACCGCCTGCATCAATCTTAATGTCCGATGCGAATACAAACGCCCAATTTGGTGGGGAAATGCGGAGCAACGAAGAGCCCAGAAGGAGCGCATCAAAAACAGGATCAAGCAAACCAAGATGCTAGAGCGAAACGGTAACTTCTCAG ACCCGCTAACTCGCCATCGCCACATGTCTGCGGCATCACCAACCTCACCTGTGCACGAACATGGTCGCCCTAGGTGCAACGAGACCTATGATATTTTTTCATCCCAGCTGCCAACCCCTGGATTGGGAAGCGCTCCTCGTGGACCTTACGTGCCTTCCTATGAGGTCGATGTGCGAACCGAGCGACAGACATTTATCAACGATGTGCCTATGCGTCATGACTCTTCGACATCAACATTCAGTGCATTTGCACCTCCCCGGCTCAGTGCTCCGATGCCAACTTTTTCTGGCGACGAATGGTTTAGAGATGAGTATTTTGCACAAGCCTCGGCATTTAATGGTACCCATCCGGGGAGTATCAACCCTAGTCTCGATCACACACGCACATTGTTACAAAGCAATATTGTTGTAAGCGACCATGACCAGCCACTCCTCGATCATTTTATCCACAATGTGCTGCGCCAGATCTTCCCCGttctggaagctcatcaaAAAGGCCACTTGCGCGCGCAATCAATTCTGCGCGCTCTGGAAACAAACAAGTGCTATCTTCACTGTTGTCTGAGTGTCGCTGCTATCCACCTCAAGACCACCGAAGGATTGGTTGGTGAGCAAATTGACCATGATATCATGCGGCACCGTTATGAAGCCATCTCTCAACTATGTCAAGCTCTGGGAGATGATGTTAACCACGATGAGATTCTGGATGCGACTCTTGCGATGATCCTCTTTCATTGCGCCGTTGGCCCTTCCGATGACTATCTTCCTGACATTCCGTGGTTTGATCATTTCCAGGCCGCATCAAATCTTGTAACGAGACTTGAACTTCCCTCCGCAATAGTTGAGGACCCCAGCGGATACCTGGTTCCTCCATTCAGCATGAGCTTGACTACTTGGATTGACATACTCGGCTCAACAATGGTTGGCAAGTCTCCCGACTTTGCTCATCAGTATCGATCAAAGCACTTGGGTGGAGCGCCCTCTGGCTTACGCGAGCTGATGGGATGCGATGACCGGATCATGTATCTCATCTCTGAGATTGCCTGCCTTGACTCTCTAAAGAATGAAGGTCGTATCGATGACTTGGCCGTCTGTTCTCATGCTAAGGCGCTGGAAGAACAACTCGAGTACACACAGCCCGCTGACCCTACGCTGGAGAACCCATTCTCACCTGCAACTGGAGCCATTCGCCCTGAAGCCCTTACCAAGACAATATCTCACGTCTTCCGGACCGCATCCCGGATCTATCTTTGTAGCATTGTGCCCGGCTTCGATCGCAACCAAGCTAGCATCGAGGGCTTGATCACCGCAGTAACAGACGCGCTCCAATTTATTCCTGCTGGTCCCCATGGCTACGATCGCTCTCTTGTCTGGCCACTGCTCATGACCGGCGTGTTTTCTAGACCATCGAGTTCCTTCCGATCCGTTATCGCCGGTCGCGCTGATGCGATGGGTGATCACGGTGACCTCGGTAGTTTCGGCCGCATGTACCGTCTCCTGCAAGAGGTGTGGCGTCTGACAGACGAACCACTCAATTCCTTTCAAGGCTTTCCTGGAGACAACTCCTACAACTCCTCGCTTACCAGTCCTATTTCCAGACTGGACGGCTCCAAATCCCCCTCTGGTGCTGGCGCCACTTTGGGTGGACGGGAAATTAAAAAGCAAGAAGTCCACTGGAAGGAAATCATGAAGCGAAATAACTGGCACTATCTCCTTATTTAA
- a CDS encoding Sterile alpha motif, type 2, whose protein sequence is MISNSSLAARRRVVPAGVDTTNHEWFYPKKTVEKRRPNSGTTLFDDTDSESGDWGESPRQSMQSLSYGSNTTLSSPELPTPDLLPRNLPAFRSSKELIAGPSGPDLFRSPRGSTVDVEFYLAPSPTIDFEPSLMQPEFINPHRPEFVNQYQAEFSNPYLLSPKTPKAFPPNPDVSHLSQEEIRNWDPSQVAHWLFIGGYADDVRDTFIRNDITGDILMTLTEDELKDQLLIQSMGKRRKIFNSIKYLKENMQTRPIPETPSQFPSEEASSNERRSLESFTLRGFVPQKFAPRRKSPTGQSYTMYISPNGEVLSSHASGQSGDQIATVESVSIVGIEEFYPKPHRCSKGKNCSKFKKLQQKQQRRLEKLATEYPGADFQGSDLQGGAIFVGSPGNPDTARNLLRPMSEAELSVVASSDIFGPRTGPRLSEAALIEVERLDPQETIRNFLRHQHVDDFPNPGNPGLETCNLPLADEFENFSPPTAQSNSMAANLRNLPKLTIPTSPITEDMTTAVTTNRYFTPTHQNGSPTAVQQFGPFSHAHQTQAIETYRQATPFSEVDVPTTAIPSEPICRDLSQSVPPGMQYGTLFPPYRDTNSLAQSTSTHPSNDLPLRDGNYLARSTSTCPRDVVPLRQVNEDKPLTPIDVPEDLIRSPRVKQLGHSGSLSSLAFDPEVTHTGYMKKRKTTRLLRHEWSDAHFTLRGTNLAMHKDERDAHRISRALDNIEVDEYAVACSSLAPSSKLTAAFKRSILRNGNNTIKGRDGTAFAFSLIPATKESEKKALFGNNAVKSHHFAVKSREERIDWMRELMLAKALKKGRDGGDDMVVNGNVI, encoded by the exons ATG ATTTCAAATTCATCACTGGCCGCTCGGCGAAGGGTAGTACCGGCTGGGGTGGACACCACAAACCACGAGTGGTTCTATCCCAAAAAGACTGTTGAAAAACGACGCCCTAACTCGGGGACAACCTTGTTCGATGACACGGATTCTGAGAGCGGCGACTGGGGCGAGTCTCCCCGGCAGAGTATGCAATCG CTCAGTTACGGGAGCAACACTACTCTTTCGAGTCCTGAGCTACCGACTCCAGATCTCCTTCCAAGAAACCTACCTGCCTTTCGATCAAGCAAAGAATTGATTGCCGGTCCCTCGGGTCCTGATTTGTTCAGAAGTCCTAGAGGTTCAACTGTAGATGTTGAGTTCTATCTCGCACCGTCACCTACGATCGATTTTGAGCCGTCACTTATGCAGCCTGAGTTCATCAACCCACATCGGCCAGAGTTCGTCAACCAGTATCAGGCCGAGTTCTCCAACCCATATTTGTTGTCTCCCAAGACACCGAAGGCTTTCCCACCAAATCCTGATGTGTCTCATCTTTCACAGGAGGAGATCAGGAACTGGGATCCTAGCCAGGTTGCTCACTGGCTATTCATTGGTGGATACGCTGATGACGTCCGGGATACGTTCATCAGAAATGATATCACTGGCGACATTCTGATGACCTTGACAGAGGATGAACTCAAGGACCAGCTCCTAATCCAATCTATGGGCAAACGTCGCAAGATCTTCAACTCGATCAAATACCTCAAGGAAAACATGCAGACAAGGCCAATTCCAGAAACCCCGTCTCAGTTTCCATCTGAGGAGGCGTCTTCCAACGAGAGAAGATCTCTTGAATCGTTCACCCTCCGGGGCTTTGTCCCCCAGAAGTTCGCTCCCAGAAGAAAATCTCCTACAGGCCAATCCTACACAATGTATATTTCACCAAATGGTGAAGTTCTCTCTTCACATGCCTCTGGACAGAGTGGGGATCAAATTGCAACCGTAGAGTCTGTTTCAATTGTAGGCATCGAGGAATTTTACCCAAAGCCCCACAGGTGCTCCAAAGGCAAAAATTGCAGCAAGTTTAAGAAACTACAGCAGAAACAGCAGAGGCGCCTGGAGAAGCTTGCTACAGAGTACCCTGGCGCAGATTTCCAAGGGAGTGATCTCCAGGGGGGTGCTATCTTTGTAGGTAGCCCTGGAAATCCTGACACCGCGAGAAATCTTCTCCGACCCATGTCCGAGGCCGAGCTCTCAGTGGTGGCTTCCTCGGACATCTTTGGCCCTCGGACTGGACCAAGACTCTCCGAGGCGGCTCTGATCGAAGTAGAGCGCTTGGATCCACAAGAAACAATCCGAAACTTCCTCAGACACCAACATGTTGACGACTTCCCCAACCCTGGGAACCCTGGGCTGGAGACCTGTAACCTTCCACTGGCAGATGAGTTTGAGAATTTCTCCCCACCAACTGCCCAGTCAAACTCCATGGCCGCAAATCTGCGCAATCTTCCGAAGCTTACGATCCCGACGAGTCCAATCACGGAAGATATGACAACCGCTGTAACCACCAACAGATACTTCACTCCCACTCATCAAAATGGCTCCCCCACTGCCGTTCAGCAATTTGGCCCATTCAGTCACGCCCATCAAACACAAGCAATTGAGACCTACCGCCAAGCCACACCGTTCTCCGAAGTCGATGTCCCTACAACTGCAATCCCTAGTGAACCGATCTGCCGTGATCTCTCTCAATCTGTGCCCCCAGGCATGCAGTACGGAACCTTGTTCCCCCCGTACCGTGATACCAATTCCCTTGCACAGAGCACCTCTACCCACCCCAGTAATGATCTTCCTCTACGGGATGGTAATTACCTTGCACGGAGCACTTCGACTTGTCCTCGTGATGTTGTTCCCCTCCGCCAGGTGAACGAGGACAAGCCTCTGACCCCGATTGATGTTCCAGAAGACCTGATTCGAAGCCCCCGCGTGAAACAACTTGGCCACAGCGGGTCGCTGTCATCTCTGGCATTTGACCCAGAAGTTACCCATACGGGATACATGAAGAAGCGCAAGACCACACGCCTGCTCAGGCACGAGTGGTCCGATGCACACTTCACGCTCCGCGGCACCAATCTGGCCATGCACAAGGACGAGCGCGATGCGCACCGCATCTCACGTGCCTTGGACAATATTGAAGTCGACGAATATGCCGTCGCTTGCTCGTCGCTGGCTCCAAGCTCCAAGCTGACAGCTGCATTCAAGCGCTCGATCCTGCGTAATGGAAACAACACCATTAAAGGCCGTGATGGTACTGCTTTTGCTTTCTCACTTATTCCAGCCACAAAGGAGAGTGAGAAGAAGGCACTATTTGGGAACAATGCTGTCAAAAGCCACCACTTCGCTGTCAAGTCTCGTGAGGAGCGCATCGACTGGATGCGTGAGCTTATGCTTGCCAAGGCTCTGAAGAAGGGTAGGGACGGTGGCGATGATATGGTTGTCAATGGAAACGTGATTTGA
- a CDS encoding Autophagy protein 5: MESRASLGSIQKAVWDGRLPLEIVLASSESRTFDKTDPYLIAFPRISYLPSLLPKLRAFFSHFLIEPNSQSHDGWFEFEGVPLKWHYPVGLLFDLYAGADPASKTPTRSNDSPESGSSLPWRLIVHFSDWPNDLVRLDADGMVMNDAFINSVKEADFLRNGTAKGIMSLSKKDSSGLWNAVQKLDLVSFQRISNILLPQLSQPFRNVPIRIFLPLPLDAESSSLKVVQSPLPPSIPVLSMQSSQMSSSRSASTLQPQTVGTVLHTLLPNLFPSRRTPVLAKPVLHGTVVPMSAPIEEVVRSSAYGDGWAYLVVRMIG, translated from the exons ATGGAGAGCCGAGCGTCTCTCGGCTCTATCCAGAAGGCCGTCTGGGACGGGCGCTTGCCACTGGAGATTGTCCTAGCTTCATCAGAAAGTCGAACCTTTGACAAGACGGATCCTTATCTT ATCGCATTTCCGCGCATTTCATATCTTCCCTCGTTGCTACCCAAGCTTCGCGCTTTCTTCTCACATTTTTTGATAGAGCCAAATTCCCAGTCTCATGATGGCTGGTTTGAGTTTGAGGGTGTGCCTCTGAAGTGGCACTACCCAGTCGGGCTGTTATTTGACCTTTATGCAGGAGCAGACCCCGCCTCAAAGACCCCTACGAGGAGTAACGACTCTCCCGAGAGTGGGTCATCGCTGCCCTGGCGTCTGATAGTGCACTTTAGCGACTGGCCAAATGACCTTGTTCGGCTTGATGCTGATGGAATGGTCATGAACGACGCCTTCATAAACAGTGTGAAGGAGGCGGATTTCCTACGAAACGGTACAGCTAAAGGCATCATGAGTCTCTCAAAAAAAGACTCATCGGGTCTTTGGAATGCCGTACAAAAGC TCGATCTTGTTTCCTTCCAGCGGATTTCAAATATACTTCTTCCTCAGCTCTCACAACCGTTCCGCAATGTCCCGATACGGATTTTTCTACCTCTCCCACTAGATGCCGAGTCTTCTTCGCTTAAAGTGGTACAATCGCCACTTCCTCCCTCAATTCCAGTATTGAGCATGCAGTCAAGTCAGATGTCGAGCTCGCGGAGTGCTTCTACCCTCCAGCCTCAAACGGTTGGGACTGTTTTGCACACATTGCTACCGAATCTATTTCCCAGTCGGAGAACTCCTGTCCTTGCGAAGCCCGTACTACACGGTACTGTGGTACCCATGTCTGCTCCAATTGAGGAGGTTGTGAGGAGCTCTGCTTACGGAGACGGATGGGCATATCTCGTCGTTCGGATGATAGGATGA
- a CDS encoding TPR-like protein, translated as MRPTASIAMAQAPPTFTPDSEFAELETPRCPNNGSLSITAMARFEFEAGRGNDGTKILMIEWEDDDLTRSATEGSWHVSWAGKTATMPTDERPSDSLRRFYFLLPPNATIPPVVTLSYESKSSASGSADNTVPAPARPQDTFQLNPLPAIFPPELGATGRTAGKKGVLHTIWAKKRLQVLEREIEEESRNNVEGIALLMAIQEKEWIELNFGIGPRAVDSVASSHDSANSSSVYPATPVSPVSGRKLSDKLKGLKLQTSERDLSGGVSHGASLLSPQSPDIAVSSFGSFRNVANRNIHSMPTPNTNPTTTPSSHVNTSGLESLKPVALFPPDFLQETQQSSELTGFAAMGAAMGAISHIPSNDSGEELFAKALSPRSPDLPRSPFSFR; from the exons ATGCGCCCGACTGCTTCCATTGCCATGGCTCAAGCACCGCCCACATTCACCCCGGACAGCGAATTTGCCGAGTTAGAGACCCCTCGATGCCCCAATAATGGGAGCCTTTCGATAACCGCCATGGCTCGATTCGAGTTTGAGGCTGGGAGGGGTAACGATGGCACCAAAATTTTGATGATTGAGTGGGAGGACGACGATCTCACTCGATCTGCGACGGAGGGATCGTGGCATGTCTCATGGGCCGGCAAAACAGCCACGATGCCCACTGATGAACGACCGAGTGACAGCCTGCGCCGTTTCTATTTCTTGCTCCCGCCCAATGCTACCATTCCTCCTGTTGTCACACTGTCATATGAATCCAAGTCATCGGCTTCAGGGTCGGCTGATAACACTGTGCCTGCCCCCGCAAGGCCACAAGACACATTCCAACTCAACCCTCTCCCCGCCATTTTTCCTCCGGAATTGGGTGCCACAGGACGAACGGCTGGCAAGAAGGGCGTTTTGCATACTATCTGGGCAAAGAAGCGCCTGCAGGTTCTTGAGCGCGAGATTGAAGAAGAATCACGCAACAATGTGGAAGGAATCGCGCTGCTCATGGCAATTCaggagaaggaatggattGAGCTGAACTTTGGAATAGGCCCGCGCGCCGTTGACTCGGTTGCCAGTAGCCATGACTCTGCGAATTCATCCTCCGTGTATCCAGCTACACCGGTGTCACCTGTCAGCGGCAGGAAGCTGAGTGACAAACTCAAGGGACTTAAGTTGCAGACCAGCGAGAGGGATCTTTCAGGAGGTG TTTCCCATGGAGCATCGCTTCTTTCCCCACAATCGCCTGATATTGCAGTTTCCTCTTTCGGTTCATTCCGCAATGTCGCCAATAGAAACATACACTCTATGCCAACGCCTAACACCAATCCCACCACTACTCCAAGCTCTCACGTTAATACCTCGGGCCTAGAATCACTGAAACCCGTTGCGCTCTTTCCGCCTGACTTCCTCCAGGAGACTCAACAGTCCAGCGAGCTCACAGGGTTCGCAGCAATGGGCGCGGCGATGGGTGCAATCTCGCACATTCCGAGCAATGATTCCGGAGAGGAATTGTTTGCCAAGGCACTGAGCCCACGCTCACCTGATCTCCCTCGGAGCCCCTTCTCCTTCCGTTGA
- a CDS encoding General substrate transporter, whose protein sequence is MGLLTLVEDRPTATSVYNWRVYALGGIASCGSNMIGYTSAFIGTTITLASFKKEFGIDKMSSTHQDLISENIVSLFIAGAFFGALGTYALGHFVGRKWSLAVAATVFFLGAGLQLGANSARGLGILYAGRVLSGLGTGVASNIIPIYLSELAPPAIRGRLVGLYELGWQIGGMLGFWINYGVAKHVSQGHEQWIIPFAIQLVPSGLLFVGALWIKESPRWLFLKDRRREAMENLCWIRQLEADDIYITEEVAAIDQALEDQKSSIGIGFWKPFQALATNKSVMYRLMLGCMLFFWQNGSGINAINYYSPTIFRSIGVNPNTVNLMTGIFGVVKATMTFVWLLFLVDQFGRRNLLLVGAVTGSLCMWVIGAYICVVKPEDNPSTSLNGGGIAAIFFFYLWTAVYTPTWNGTPWVINSEFFDPNFRSLAQAATTASNWLFNFLVSRFTEQMFAKMHYGTYFFFAALSFLAFFFAFFLIPETGGIPLEKVDRLFECKPVWRANEILKAALAEEEEQFRYDVKEATYHEENTGTVAPGP, encoded by the exons ATGGGCCTTCTCACACTTGTCGAGGATCGGCCAACGGCCACGTCCGTTTACAACTGGCGTGTATATGCACTCGGTGGCATTGCATCATGTGGTTCCAACATGATCGGTTATACCAGCGCCTTCATCGGTACAACTATTACACTCGCCTCTTTCAAGAAGGAATTCGGTATCGACAAGATGTCGTCTACACATCAAGATCTAATTAGCGAGAATATCGTCTCTCTTTTCATTGCTGGTGCCTTTTTCGGCGCCCTAGGAACATACGCCCTCGGCCACTTCGTGGGCCGAAAATGGAGTTTGGCTGTTGCTGCCACCGTGTTCTTCCTCGGAGccggactacaactcggtGCTAACAGTGCCCGAGGGCTGGGCATTTTGTATGCTGGTCGTGTGCTGTCCGGCTTGGGTACCGGCGTGGCTTCGAATATCATTCCCATCTATCTTTCCGAACTAGCGCCACCTGCCATTCGAGGACGGCTCGTCGGTCTGTATGAGCTTGGCTGGCAGATCGGCGGAATGTTGGGTTTTTGGATTAAC TATGGTGTTGCGAAACATGTTTCCCAAGGACACGAGCAGTGGATCATTCCCTTCGCCATTCAACTCGTTCCGTCGGGTCTGCTTTTCGTAGGTGCTTTGTGGATCAAAGAATCTCCACGTTGGCTGTTCCTTAAAGACCGTCGCCGCGAAGCGATGGAAAATCTTTGCTGGATCCGCCAATTGGAAGCCGATGACATTTACATCACCGAAGAAGTGGCTGCGATCGATCAGGCCCTTGAAGATCAAAAGAGTTCTATCGGTATTGGCTTCTGGAAGCCATTCCAGGCTCTTGCCACTAACAAGAGCGTCATGTACCGTCTGATGCTGGGTTGCATGCTCTTCTTCTGGCAAAATGGCTCCGGTATCAATGCTATCAACTATTACTCGCCTACCATTTTCAGATCG ATTGGTGTCAATCCTAACACTGTCAACCTGATGACCGGTATCTTTGGTGTTGTTAAGGCTACTATGACCTTCGTGTGGCTCCTGTTCCTGGTCGATCAATTCGGAAGGCGCAATCTGCTCCTTGTTGGTGCCGTGACTGGATCACTCTGTATGTGGGTCATTGGTGCCTACATCTGCGTTGTCAAGCCTGAAGATAACCCCAGCACGTCTCTGAACGGCGGAGGTATTGCGgccattttcttcttctatcTGTGGACTGCAGTCTACACCCCGACCTGGAATGGAACCCCTTGGGTTATTAATTCC GAATTTTTCGACCCCAATTTCCGTTCCCTGGCTCAGGCCGCCACGACAGCGAGCAACTGGCTCTTTAACTTCCTCGTCTCCCGCTTCACCGAACAAATGTTTGCCAAGATGCACTACGGTAcatacttcttcttcgctgcACTTTCATTTTTGGCGTTCTTTTTCGCCTTCTTTCTCATCCCCGAGACCGGCGGTATCCCTCTTGAAAAGGTCGACCGCCTGTTTGAATGCAAGCCCGTCTGGAGAGCAAACGAGATTCTCAAGGCTGCTCTcgcggaagaagaggagcAGTTCCGCTACGATGTCAAGGAGGCAACGTACCATGAGGAGAACACTGGTACAGTGGCACCTGGGCCTTAG